Proteins encoded together in one Pontiella desulfatans window:
- a CDS encoding nucleotidyltransferase family protein: MIDLPQEQLETVRRILSGHVHGAEIRVFGSRVQGNAKPWSDLDLVIIGNKKLELGALGDLREAFEESDLPIRIDVLDWHSISSEFRKVIQARFELL; the protein is encoded by the coding sequence ATGATTGATCTTCCTCAAGAACAGCTGGAAACCGTAAGGCGGATTCTTTCCGGACATGTTCACGGCGCTGAAATCCGGGTGTTTGGTTCGCGGGTGCAAGGCAATGCCAAGCCCTGGTCTGATCTTGATTTGGTAATCATCGGAAACAAAAAGCTGGAACTGGGTGCCCTTGGTGACCTCCGGGAAGCATTCGAAGAGTCCGACCTCCCTATTCGCATTGATGTGTTGGACTGGCATTCCATTTCATCCGAATTCCGCAAGGTCATCCAGGCCCGGTTCGAATTGCTTTGA
- a CDS encoding sensor histidine kinase, with protein sequence MKKRHLFWLLLPSYWVLMAIAIVVVAFYSFHSMSDLYFRAMEDDIRTRTILLSEQAAPLVEELDEAALDALCKKLGTSANTRFTIIMPDGKVVGDSDETPSTMEYHGDRPEIRQALGGDVGMDTRYSRTVKQEMMYIAVPLKSGNQETLCAVRASLPMTDIKGELNKMTVRVFVAAILSGALAMVICIGVVRRITYPLRGMGRAAGRFAEGDFNHRIPAQQALELDQLANALNSMSEQLNTTLSTIIEQRNEQNAVLSSMDEGVLAVDRKERIIHMNRVAGEILCVDHEKTKRELVQQVVRFSNLQEFIKAVIGSQKPLVRDLTLIGDTEKQVLASGTVLWNAENKSIGALIVLRDVTHIRHLETVRADFVANVSHELKTPITSIKGFVETLLSDEWNHEPDILRFLQIISQQSGRLNSIIDDLLTLSRLEQKGGLVMKETSKLSPVIETAIYLCQLQAGKKNIQIDCVCPEDLELSINAPLLEQALVNLIVNAVKYSEPDKKVLVLAEKHADQVLIYIKDEGFGIERKHLDRLFERFYRVDTARSRKLGGTGLGLSIVKHIVQSHEGSIRVESQLGAGTTFIISLPAGEPPASAS encoded by the coding sequence ATGAAGAAAAGGCACCTGTTCTGGTTGTTGCTCCCCTCCTATTGGGTGCTGATGGCGATCGCGATTGTCGTGGTGGCATTCTATTCCTTCCACTCCATGTCCGATCTCTATTTCCGGGCCATGGAAGACGACATCCGCACACGGACGATACTGCTTTCCGAGCAGGCGGCCCCCTTGGTCGAAGAGCTGGACGAGGCCGCCCTCGACGCCTTGTGCAAAAAGCTAGGAACCTCCGCAAACACCCGCTTCACCATCATTATGCCCGATGGCAAGGTGGTCGGCGATTCCGACGAAACCCCCTCAACGATGGAATACCACGGCGACCGCCCCGAAATCCGGCAGGCGCTCGGCGGGGACGTTGGCATGGATACGCGCTACAGCCGAACGGTTAAACAGGAAATGATGTATATCGCCGTCCCGCTGAAAAGCGGCAACCAGGAAACCCTCTGCGCCGTGCGTGCCTCGCTGCCCATGACCGACATCAAGGGTGAACTGAACAAGATGACCGTTCGGGTTTTCGTGGCCGCGATTCTCTCCGGGGCCCTGGCCATGGTTATCTGCATCGGCGTTGTCCGCCGCATCACCTACCCCTTGCGCGGCATGGGGCGCGCCGCGGGGCGCTTTGCGGAGGGCGACTTCAACCACCGGATCCCCGCCCAGCAGGCGCTGGAACTCGACCAGCTGGCGAATGCGCTCAACTCGATGTCGGAGCAGCTCAACACGACGCTGTCCACGATCATCGAACAGCGCAACGAACAGAATGCCGTCCTCTCCTCCATGGATGAAGGCGTGCTGGCGGTCGATCGCAAGGAACGCATTATCCACATGAACCGCGTCGCCGGCGAAATCCTTTGCGTGGACCACGAGAAAACCAAGCGCGAGCTGGTCCAGCAAGTGGTCCGGTTCTCCAATCTGCAGGAGTTCATCAAGGCCGTCATCGGTTCCCAGAAGCCGCTCGTGCGCGATTTGACGCTGATCGGCGACACCGAAAAGCAGGTTCTGGCCAGCGGCACCGTCCTCTGGAACGCCGAAAACAAATCGATCGGCGCGCTCATCGTCTTGCGCGACGTCACCCACATCCGGCACCTCGAAACGGTGCGCGCCGACTTTGTGGCCAACGTTTCGCATGAACTGAAAACCCCGATCACCTCCATCAAGGGCTTTGTCGAAACCCTGCTATCGGACGAATGGAACCACGAACCGGACATTCTCCGCTTCCTGCAAATCATCAGCCAGCAGTCCGGGCGGCTCAACTCGATCATCGACGACCTGCTCACGCTATCGCGGCTGGAGCAGAAGGGCGGCCTCGTCATGAAAGAAACGAGCAAGCTCTCCCCGGTCATCGAGACGGCCATTTACCTCTGCCAGCTCCAGGCCGGCAAGAAAAACATCCAGATCGACTGCGTCTGCCCCGAAGACCTTGAACTATCGATCAACGCGCCCCTGCTGGAACAGGCGCTCGTCAACCTCATCGTCAACGCCGTCAAATATTCCGAGCCCGACAAAAAGGTGCTGGTGCTGGCCGAAAAACATGCCGACCAGGTGCTGATCTATATCAAGGACGAAGGCTTCGGCATTGAGCGCAAGCACCTCGACCGCCTGTTCGAACGCTTCTACCGCGTCGATACCGCCCGCAGCCGCAAACTGGGCGGAACGGGGCTTGGCCTTTCGATCGTCAAACACATCGTGCAAAGCCACGAAGGCTCCATCCGGGTCGAAAGCCAGCTAGGAGCCGGCACGACCTTCATTATCAGCCTCCCCGCAGGCGAACCCCCCGCCAGCGCGTCCTAA
- a CDS encoding Na/Pi cotransporter family protein → MQIALKVVGGLGIFLLGMKHMSEGLQAVSGDRLRTIISAATNNRIMGVLMGLLVTMLVQSSSVTTVMVVGFVNSAIMNLMQAIGVILGANIGTTITGWILVLNIGKWGLPILGIAAFFFLFSKNERIRYIGMTIMGIGMVFYGLELMKNGFKPLRSHEEFNAWFHAFQATSYLGIIKCALVGMVLTMIVQSSSATLGITIGLAAMGVIEFRTAAALVMGENIGTTITALLASIGTTTNAKRAAYAHFFFNVLGTAWFIALFPFAIKGLSALVAWKTGFNPLDISIDNMDEKEFGLIITSGIALTHTTFNVANVIIFLPFVGLLAKFVTWLAPEKEVKEAAHLTFLDVRMLDTPSLGIVQSQGQLNFMGESVEGMMAKLRVCLESEKLDPEIQRKLFHREEILDNVQKEIFIFLSKLVSGQVPQEITKKAQKQMRIADEYESLSDYAANVLKGIKKLEEMELPLDGPAREKLLALNDRIGKYIERVNKHVKDGSTADLLSWATAEGAAITAQMKEFRRQHLERLQNEEVSPFFSLAFTDILNYYRRMKDHALNIAEVVVGEK, encoded by the coding sequence ATGCAAATCGCTTTAAAGGTCGTAGGCGGATTGGGCATTTTCCTGCTCGGAATGAAACATATGTCGGAAGGCTTGCAGGCCGTATCCGGCGACCGCTTGCGCACCATCATCAGCGCGGCCACCAACAACCGGATCATGGGCGTTCTGATGGGCCTGCTGGTTACAATGCTGGTGCAGTCGAGTTCGGTGACCACCGTCATGGTGGTCGGCTTCGTCAACTCGGCCATCATGAACCTGATGCAGGCGATCGGGGTGATTCTCGGCGCCAACATCGGCACCACCATCACAGGCTGGATCCTGGTGCTGAACATTGGCAAATGGGGCCTCCCCATCCTGGGCATCGCCGCCTTTTTCTTCCTGTTCTCCAAAAACGAGCGCATCCGCTACATCGGCATGACCATCATGGGCATCGGCATGGTCTTCTATGGCCTTGAACTGATGAAGAACGGATTCAAACCGCTGCGCTCGCACGAGGAGTTCAACGCGTGGTTCCATGCCTTCCAGGCCACCTCCTACCTCGGCATCATCAAATGCGCCTTGGTCGGCATGGTGCTGACCATGATCGTCCAGTCCTCCTCGGCCACGCTCGGCATCACGATCGGCCTTGCCGCCATGGGCGTGATTGAATTCAGAACCGCCGCCGCGCTGGTGATGGGCGAAAACATTGGAACCACCATCACCGCCCTGCTCGCCTCGATCGGCACCACCACCAATGCCAAGCGCGCGGCCTACGCCCACTTTTTCTTCAATGTTCTGGGAACGGCCTGGTTTATTGCCCTGTTCCCGTTTGCGATCAAGGGCCTGTCCGCCCTGGTTGCGTGGAAAACGGGCTTCAATCCGCTGGATATCAGCATCGACAACATGGATGAGAAGGAGTTCGGATTGATCATCACCTCCGGCATTGCGCTCACCCACACCACGTTCAACGTGGCAAACGTCATTATCTTCCTGCCGTTCGTCGGCCTGCTGGCCAAGTTCGTGACCTGGCTCGCACCGGAGAAGGAAGTCAAGGAAGCCGCGCACCTCACCTTCCTCGACGTGCGCATGCTCGATACGCCTTCGCTCGGCATCGTCCAGTCGCAGGGCCAGCTCAACTTCATGGGCGAAAGTGTCGAAGGCATGATGGCCAAACTGCGGGTTTGCCTGGAGAGCGAAAAGCTCGATCCGGAAATCCAGCGCAAACTGTTCCACCGCGAGGAGATCCTCGACAACGTCCAGAAGGAAATCTTCATCTTCCTCAGCAAACTGGTATCGGGGCAGGTACCGCAGGAGATCACCAAAAAAGCCCAGAAGCAGATGCGCATCGCCGATGAATACGAATCGCTCTCCGACTACGCCGCAAACGTGCTCAAGGGCATCAAGAAACTCGAAGAGATGGAGCTTCCGCTCGATGGGCCGGCCCGGGAAAAACTGCTGGCGCTCAACGACCGGATCGGGAAATACATCGAGCGCGTCAACAAGCATGTGAAGGATGGAAGCACGGCGGACCTGCTTTCCTGGGCCACAGCCGAAGGCGCGGCCATCACCGCCCAGATGAAGGAGTTCCGCCGCCAGCACCTCGAACGGCTCCAGAACGAGGAGGTTTCGCCCTTCTTCAGCCTGGCCTTCACCGACATCCTCAACTACTACCGCCGGATGAAAGACCACGCCCTCAACATTGCCGAGGTCGTCGTCGGCGAGAAATAG
- a CDS encoding response regulator, whose amino-acid sequence MEKIKILVVEDEAPIQELLLFNLERNKYRVKVVDSGEEALTLAAQFQPDLILLDIMLPGADGLEVCKRLKADPKTERIPIIMLTALCEEADVVTGLELGADDYVTKPFSPRVLLARVKAALRRITANRSVASEELISNHGISIDVARHKVEVDGTDVALTFTEFKVLQLLAQQPGRVFTRYQIVDAVHGDDYPVTDRSVDVQIVGLRKKLGAAGKCIETVRGIGYRFKEEE is encoded by the coding sequence ATGGAAAAGATCAAAATTTTAGTCGTGGAAGACGAAGCGCCGATCCAGGAACTGCTGTTGTTCAACCTGGAGCGCAACAAATATCGGGTGAAGGTGGTGGACTCGGGCGAGGAGGCACTAACCTTGGCCGCACAATTCCAACCCGACCTGATCCTGCTCGATATCATGCTGCCGGGGGCGGATGGGCTGGAGGTTTGCAAACGCCTCAAGGCCGACCCGAAGACGGAGCGCATACCAATCATTATGCTGACCGCCCTGTGCGAGGAGGCCGATGTGGTGACCGGCCTGGAGCTGGGCGCAGACGACTATGTGACAAAACCGTTCAGCCCGCGGGTTCTGCTGGCCCGCGTCAAGGCGGCCCTGCGGCGCATTACGGCTAACCGGTCGGTCGCCAGCGAGGAGCTGATCAGCAACCACGGCATTTCGATCGATGTTGCGCGCCACAAGGTGGAGGTCGATGGAACCGATGTTGCCCTGACCTTTACCGAGTTCAAGGTGCTCCAGCTCTTGGCCCAGCAACCGGGCCGGGTCTTTACGCGCTACCAGATCGTGGACGCGGTCCATGGCGACGATTATCCGGTGACCGACCGCTCGGTGGATGTCCAGATTGTGGGTCTACGTAAAAAACTGGGCGCGGCCGGGAAATGCATTGAAACCGTCCGGGGAATCGGCTACCGCTTCAAGGAAGAAGAATAG
- a CDS encoding nucleotidyltransferase substrate binding protein yields the protein MSLELGSLEKAIEALGRSLRVIEAESDSANSDLIETLRAGVVQNFEVAYEQSWKMMKRWLEANVGSVEVDGVTRRQLFRLCHESRLIDDVDAWMGFHKSRNETSHTYDAETADDVFNMAKVFLPAATDVLSRIAARND from the coding sequence ATGTCACTGGAGTTAGGCAGTTTAGAAAAGGCTATCGAGGCGCTTGGCCGGTCTTTGCGCGTGATTGAAGCAGAATCGGACTCCGCCAATTCCGATCTGATTGAAACGCTGCGAGCCGGGGTCGTACAGAATTTCGAGGTGGCGTACGAGCAGTCGTGGAAAATGATGAAGCGGTGGCTGGAAGCCAATGTGGGTTCGGTCGAGGTTGATGGAGTTACCCGCCGACAACTCTTCCGGCTATGCCATGAAAGCCGGTTGATTGACGATGTTGATGCCTGGATGGGATTCCACAAGTCGCGCAACGAAACCTCACATACCTATGATGCTGAAACCGCCGACGATGTTTTTAATATGGCGAAAGTGTTCTTGCCTGCCGCAACGGATGTGCTTTCCAGGATTGCTGCCCGTAATGATTGA